A region of the Bacteroidota bacterium genome:
AAATTATTGTGTAAATTAAATTCCTGCCACCCACAGATGTCCGAGTAGGTTTCTTACGCCCAAAAAGAAATAGACAATCATTAAAACCCTGCGACCATTAAGAGATGGAAGTGGAATTAATTATGAGTAAATATTTTTATTGCTACATTCAATTTATCGCTCCGTAGTTGTCCTCATTTATATTTTGTAGGGGCGGATTCAATTCGCCCCTACAAAATATAAATGAGGACAGTTTTGAGAAGTATTAAATTTATCGAATTGTGTTTTAAAAGGAATTATTTCCTTCATAAAACAAATTGAGCAATTGGCAGCGGTTTGTAGGGGCGAATTGAATCCGCCCCTACAAACCGCTGCCAATTGCGACTCGGTAAGATAAACCCTATTATAATCTACTTCGAATTATCGCAGGGTTGTTCCGGTATAAAATATTTTAATTGAGGCAAGAACCATGCTTGTACAGAAAATTCAACTCACCAAAATATCCCCGGTCATTTCCGCAGGAATCGGTAATCCCATCAACGTTAAAATTGTCGGTGCAACATCACCCAGTTTGCCATTTTTTAATTTGGTGAATTGTGGTGTATTGTCAATATAAAATACCGGAACCGGATTGGTGCTATGTTGTGTATTGGGTGAACCGTCGGCATTTATTTCAAAATCGGAATTGCCATGGTCTGCTGTTAATATAATTGCGAAATTATGTTGTAAGGCCGCTGCAATTACTTCACCCACACAAGTGTCCACTGCTTCGCAGGCTTTTATACATGCTGAAAATACACCGGTATGTCCAACCATATCCGCATTAGCGAAATTCAGACAAATAAAATCTGCTTCGTCATTATTTATTGCTGCTACAATTTTATCTTTTACTTCGTAAGCACTCATCTCCGGTTGTAAATCGTAAGTGGCAACTTTTGGTGATGCTGCCATTATTCTTTTTTCACCGGCAAATTCTTTTTCTCTTCCGCCACTAAAAAAGAAAGTAACATGCGGATATTTTTCTGTTTCAGCAATACGAATTTGTCGTTTATTATTGAGCGATAATATTTCGCCCAACGTTTTATTTAAATCATCATTTTCAAATATCACCGAAACATTTTTAAAGGTGTGGTCATATCTGGTCATGGTAACATAATAGAGTGGTAATTTAAACATGCCCAAATCCGGAATATCTTCCTGCGTTAACACACGCGTAATTTGTCGGCAGCGGTCAGTTCTGAAATTAAAACAAATTACTACATCATCAGGCTGAATCACAGCTAGCGGATTGCCTGCTGCATCTGAATGTACAATCGGTAAAATAAATTCATCTGTTACATTTTCAGCATAACTTGCTTGTACTGCTGCAATTAGATCGGTTGTTTTTCTGCCTGTTCCTTTTACTAATAAATCGTAAGCGAGTTTAATTCTTTCCCAGCGGTTATCTCTGTCCATCGCATAATAACGTCCGCACACACTGGCAATAGTACCAATACTGTTATTTAAATGTTGTTGTAAATCTTTTAAAAATCCCGCTCCACTTTTCGGGTCACAATCGCGGCCGTCGGTAAATGCATGAATAAATAATTTATCTCCCGCTACCTGATTGTTTTTTGCAATATCACATAATGCTTTTAAATGATTAATATGTGAATGTACACCACCATCACTAACCAAACCGATGAGGTGAATATTTTTATTATTCGTTTTTGCATAATTTAATGCAGCAATTAAATTACCATTATTGGCAAGTGTTCCGTTTTTTATTGCGACAAAAATGCGTTGTAATTCCTGATAAACAATTCGGCCTGCACCTAAATTTAAATGGCCAACTTCACTGTTTCCCATCTGTCCTTCCGGCAAACCCACAAATTCACCATCGGTTCTCAGTTCTGCATTCGGATAACGTTTATAGTAGTTGTTTACATTTGGCGTTTTAGCCTGAGCAATTGCACTGGCAGCCGGGTTTTTACCATGTCCCCAACCATCCATTATAATCAGCATTGCTTTTTTTCCATTTTCCATACTACAAAGGTAGACGAGAAATAGAATTTTGCAGTCTAAAATTGTTATCCACGCGCTGTTATAGGGTATTTGTTAAAAATGCCTAATTTTGGTATGGTTTTAGCCAATACATCAGCATTGACCAAATTTGTATTACCATGACAAAGAATTCAAAATCCCGATTGTTAATCACACTACTTGTAGTGCCAATAATGATATTTGCTGCTGTAGTGAGCGATTTAGACAGTATTGCCAGTGCCATAAAAGGCGGTGATTCCAAAGAATTAGCTACTTATTTTGACAATACGGTAGAAGTTAAAATTGCAAATAAAGAAGGCGCTTACAGTAAAAGTCAGGCCGAAGCTATTGTAAAAGACTTTTTTACAAAAAATCCGCCTAAAGCCTTCAATTTTATCCACGACGGACCTTCCGGAGGAAACAATGCACATTACGCCATCGGTTCATTAACTACCGACAAAGGCAAGTTCAGAACTTATGTGTATATGAAGAAAAAAGCAGACAAATTCTATATACAGGAGTTAAGTTTTGAGAATGAGTGATAGTGTAGTGATTTGGGACCTGCTCGATGTTATCGATGAAGCCTTGATAGAAGACATTCAGGAAGGTGATCATACCACCCTCGCAACAATCGAACACGAAGCAGCAGGCACCGCAAAACTACTCGTAAAAGAACCCGGCATAATCGCTGGCGTAGAATTAGCCGAACAAATTTTAAAACATGTCAGCCCCGAACTCGAGGTTGACATTTTTATTCCCGATGGCGCCAGAGTGGTGCCCGGGGATATCGTTTTGCATGCCACAGGTCGCATTCAAGCCCTCCTTGTTGCTGAAAGAACCATGCTGAACTTTATTCAGCGCATGAGCGGAATTGCCACTAATACCAACCGTTTTGTGCAGGCCGTGCGACATACCAACGCTAAAATATTAGACACCCGCAAAACCACTCCAGGCCTCAGAACCTTCGAAAAATGGGCTGTGCGCATAGGTGGCGGACATAATCACCGCTTTGGGTTATACGATATGATTATGATTAAAGACAATCATGTTGATTTTTGCGGAGGTATCGAAAATGCCATTACCAGGGTGTTGCAATACCTTAAAGACAATGAATTAAATCTCCGTATAGAAGTGGAAACCCGCAATCTGGACGAAGTACAGCAAGTGCTGCGCACGGGCAGGGTCGACCGTATTATGCTGGATAACTACAAATTGGAAGATTTGCGCGAAGCAGTTAAAGTAATTGCCAATCAGTTTGAAACCGAGGCTTCAGGTGGCGTAAATATTAATACCGTGAAAGACATCGCCGAAACCGGTGTCGATTTTATTTCGGTAGGGGAACTCACCCATTCCGTAAAGAGCTTAGACCTCAGTTTTAAGGCCTTAATGCAGTAAAATCAACTGTTAAGGATACTTAATGTTCAGATTTCCGTTAAAGTATTTGATAATTACGGTTTATTTATTTATTACCTTTGTAGCCTACTTACAGCACCGTGAAAGAACAATTATTTCATATTGAAATCCTCATCAAACGACTTGCTATCGTTTTATTGTTGTATACCGTTTGCCGCTTATTGTTTTTTCTGTTTAATATGGATTTATTTCCACCCATTCCACCGGGTGAATTTTTACAGATTATGGGCTACGGTCTGCGTTATGATGTTTCTTCCATTATTTATGTAAATATCATTTTTATTTTTTTACATGTTTTACCAAATCCCTGGTTCGACAATCCTAAATATCAGCGGATATTAAAAATATTATTTTATTCATTTAACGGTTTTGCATTATTGCTGGAAAGTGGCGACTGGATTTATTTCGAATATGGATTAAAACGCACCGATGCACATGAACTCGGTTTAACCGGTGATACCAATATTTTACCTCAGGTAATAAAAGATTACTGGATAATTTTTGTTTTGGCATTCTCCCTCATTTTAGGTGTCGAATATTTATATCGCAAAACGGAATTACATCGTAAACAAAATAAAAACTTTGGAGTACCGCGTTTAATTCATTACCCGAAACAGGTTTTTGCCATGGTAGTGATTGTCACCTTTGTAATAATTGGTGCACGCGGTGGTATTCAGCAGGAACCACTATCGCCAAACGAAGCTGCAAATGTGGTGGAAGACGGACGTTTCAGTTCGCTCATTATTAATACGCCGTTTTCGGTTATTTATGCATTCGGACACAGAGAATTACACGAACCAAAATATTTTAGTGAAGAGGAATTAGCAAAACGATATAATATTTTTCATGATAACGAAGCATATTATATCAGGCCTGATTCTATTCCCGCCCCAACACAACCACAAAATGTGTGTGTAATTGTATTGGAAAGTTTTTCGAAAGAATATCTCGGTTATTTTAATCCGGGTGAACCTTATACACCTTTTCTTGATTCGCTGATGCGAGAAAGTTTAACATTTACCAATGCTTATTCAAATGGTAAATCATCTAATCAGGGTATTATTGCTGTTACCAGTGGTATTCCGGTTATGATGGGCGAACCGTTTATTTCTTCAATTTATCAGAAAAATGCATTTGAAGGAATGGGCACCATATTAAATAAGGTGGGTTATGGTTCTTATTTTTTCCATGGAGCAAACAATGGTTCAATGGAATTTGACCGCTTTATGGAACAAGCCGGATTTACAGGTTATTTTGGAAGAAATGAATATGGTAACGATAAAGATTTTGACGGCAACTGGGGCATTTTTGATGAGCCGTTTTTAAAATGGACAGCAAATAAAATGAGTGATTTAAAAGCGCCGTTTTATTCTGAAATATTTACCATTTCTTCGCATCATCCGTTTACGGTTCCACCACAACATATCGGTGAATTTCCAAAAGGTAAAATTCCGATGCTGGAAGTTGTCGCTTATGCCGATTATGCATTGCGTGAATTTTTTAAAGAAGCAGCTAAACAACCTTGGTATAACAATACATTATTTATTTTAACAGCAGATCATCCCGGCCCTCCGCTGCCTGAACATGAATTTTATCAGGAACAGGTTGGTGCACACAGCACATGGATGGTTTTGTATAAACCCAACGGTGAATTTAAAGGCACATCTGATATGGTGGTTCAGCAAACCGATATTATGCCAACTGTATTAGATTATATTGGTTACAGAGGTAAGTTTATGGCTTTTGGAAATTCCATCTTCAATAAATCTGCAGAACGCTATGCATTTAATTTCCATACACCGGATTATATGTTGCTGGATGACAGTTTCTTTTTGCAATTCAACGGCGGTCGTGCAATTGGATTATATGACTACAAACGTGATAGCACAATGAGTAATAATTTAATTTATGAATTGCCCAATGTTACGATGTCCATGGAGGACAAATTAAAAGCGATTATTCAAACACATCATCATGTTATGATAAATGATAAATTAGTTGCAGAGTGAAAAAACGCATCTTATTTATTATTAATCCGGTAGCCGGGGTAAAGAGGAAAGATAAAATTCCTGCCTACATCAATAAGTACCTCGACCACGATCATTTTGATTACGAAGTGGTGTATACCGAAAACCGAGGTCATGCTACAGAAATTGCACGTGAAGCAGCACAAAATAATTTCGACGTAGTTGCAGTTGCCGGTGGCGATGGCAGTGTAAATGAAGTTGCAACCGGTTTAATGGGCACGAATACCTGTCTGGCTATTATTCCCAGCGGTTCAGGAAACGGACTGGCAAGGCATCTTGGTTATTCTATCAATATTAAATCTACTTTACAAATTATCAATGCCTATCAGGTTAAAAAAATTGATGTTTGTAAAATAAATGATGAATACTTTTTTAGTTTAATCGGAATTGGATTTGATGCCTTTGTAGCAAAAGTATTTAGCCGTGAAGAAACGAGAGGATTTTTAACCTATGCCTGGAGTGCCATAAAAAGTTTAGGCTCATTTGATTCATTTGAATTTGAATTAACAGCACCGGAAAACAACCGAAAAGGCAAAGCATTTATGATTAATATCTGCAACTCCAATCAGTATGGTTACAATGTGAAAGTTGCACCACATGCAAATTTGAGTGATGGTTTAATGGATGTGATTATTGTAGATAATATTCCGAAGTGGAAAGTGCCGATTGCCGTAATTCAGGTATTTACACAAACACATCTAGGCAGTAAACATTTTTCTTCATTTAGAACAAACGAACTAAATATCAGCTCGCCGAATTATTCTTATTTACAAATTGATGGCGAAACAGTTCCAAAGGATAAAGATTTTAAAATCAGCATTATTCCACAACAGTTGCATGTTTTAATTAACCCAAAACATTTAACCGATGGCGAAAAATAAAATTAATTTATCGGGATTGGTATTTTCAACTGACCCCGATTTTAAAATGCCGGAAGATAATAATCAACAAGAAACCCTGCCACCCAATCAGCAGGATTTACGTATCTGGCTCGAAAAAAATCACCGCGGCGGAAAAACGGCCAGCGTCATTAAAAATTTTGTCGGCGACGAAACAGCACTTGAAAATTTATGTCGCGAACTCAAAACAAAATGTGGCACCGGCGGCTCTGCTAAAGATGGAGAAATAATTATTCAAGGCGACCACCGAAAAAAAATTGGTGAAATACTAACTAAAATGGGTTATAAATTTAAAATGGCAGGCGGATAAAACAAACTGTGCCTGAAATGTAGGCACAATTTGTCTCTAAAAATTAATTATTCGGGGCTCCCGCATTTATCCAGCACTCAATTTGTGCCCGCTCTTCACATGACATATTAATATTGCCCTGAGGCATATTTTCACTACTTACTACCTGACTATATAAATTACCGTTATCGGCAATGTTTTTTAATCCGGAATAGGTACCATAACTGGTATGGCATCCGCTCATGGCACATTTAGTTGCAACCAAAGGTTTAATTGTTCCTGAATAGGTAATTCCAGTGCAATCGATTGAAGTTCCACATCCTACTCCTGATTTTGAACACGCGCTCAATGTTACTAATCCGATTAATACCACGGGCATCATTTTTTTCCAACTGATTCTCATATATACTATTTGTTTTATGCAATGCGTAAGCCGTTCGAAACGGGCTTTTCTGTTTGCAATAAAACGATGCTCCCATCTTCATTTACTGCACCCAGCACTAAACATTCTGAAAAAAAATTGGCAATTTGTTTTACCGGAAAATTTACTACGGCAACAATTTGTTTACCAATCAGGTTTTCTTTTTCGTAATGCACGGTAATTTGTGCGCTTGATTTCTTTAATCCTAATTCACCAAAATCAATTACTAACTGATAAGCTGGTTTTTTAGCATTTGGGAAATCATTTACTTCCACAATTGTTCCGGTACGAATTTCTACCTTTTCAAAATCGGCATATTGAATAGCAGGCATCATGTGTTTTTTATTACACAAAAGTATACTATTGCTCCGAATGCCACGGTCAATTTTTTAATTGCTCAGCTAATTTTATTCACTAACGGTTAGCTGATTTAATAAATGTGGTTGAAATGGTTGTGCGTGCAGATATCAGTGTAACGAAATAAATTCCGGGAGGATATTTGCTGATGTCTGCATGTATAACGCCACCTTCATTTGTTATAGTATTAAAATTTTCAAATATTTTTCCGGAGGCATCACTAATTTTTATTACCGCTGCTTCCGATGCTGTTGTTTTAATCGAGATGTCATTATTAGCAGGATTGGGAAATACCGTAAGCTGATGTTCTGTTTCAAAATTGATACTGATACATTTACTATAGCCATAAGTATTATCCTGATCAACAAGTTTTAAGCGGTATAAATTATTTCCTGTAAATGGATGTTCATCTTCAAAAAAATAATTCAACTGCGCTGTGCTATATCCTGCAGCTTCTGCGTAGCCGATTGTTTCAAAAATTACACCATCCTGCGAACGTTGTATTTCAAAATAAGCGGTATTTATTTCATTCGCTGTTATCCAGTTTAAATTTACTTTATCATCGGATGCTGACCCTGAAAATTGAATTAACTGGAGTGGGAGCGGAGTTGCAGGTTTCACAACAACATCATCTATATAATAATAGGCTGCTGAAGAAGTTGGGTAACCAACCGCTTTTTTTGTTTGAATAGTAGTTGCCGCATCAGTTCTGAAATTACCAATTGTCATGTACTGACTGGCATCGGTTGCAGTAAAGGTGAAAGTTAGCTGATGCCATAAAGTGTCCCACAGTACCGTTGGATATTCAACCTGAGGAGTTGCTGCAATATACCCTGCAGCCGGTTGTGTTAAGGCTGATGTTGTGAAGGCAACACCAATATTATTTGTTGCATTTCCATTTAACCAGGTAATACCATTTGTGAGCCAGAAGGAAACTTCATAACTCGTTCCCGGAACAAGTGGTGTATTCAAAACGGTTGAAACATATTCTCTGAAATTTAAATATGAAGGATAATAAGTTGCAAACCCTGCCATGCCCGCTCCACTGTGTGGTGAAACTGTTGCCCAAAAAGTAACCGGTGTGCCTGCACCACCCAATCCGCCTGTTTTATAATAATCAGGACTACCATGACCGGGAACTACTGCACAGTATCCGCTTGGTGTATTCCATCCTGTTGGGTAACAAATCTGAGCATAGGAATTCGGGTTAGTTGCACTTGTGTCGAAACTGGCATTATTAACCAGATTTTGAGCAGACGTAGATATGCATGCGAGCAAAAAAATTAGTGACAATAATTTCAGCCTTTTCATAAATTATAGCATTTTGAAATCCGAAATAGTGTGCATGCATTCAATTAATAAAACAAAGATGTTTCACTTTTCGTGCTTCAGAAACTACAATTTTTATTGGTTTCCGAAAAAATAAAGCCGCTTCGTGCAGGTAGATTTAAAATGAGGGCAAAATGATTTTGGTTGTTGTGTGACATAAGTCACCGAACTAGGCTTGCATCAAACACTTTATAATTTTACAAATGCTTTGCTGACAATAGTTTCAGCATTTTGGGCAGAGATTAAATATACGCCGGAAGGGAGCGAAGTGACATCCAAAACGGACAGTCTATTTCCAAAAGTTTCCGAAAAATTTGCTGTAGAAATGAGTTGGTTTCCCATCATATCAAAAATCATGTATTGTTCAAATCCGGGAGCTTCAATGGTGATAGTTGTTTTACAAGGGTTGGGATAAATGATAAGATTTGTTTCAAATTCCGGCAACGAATTTTTATCTGCAAACACAGCAACACCACCATAACAGGCCACCCAAACACGATCATCTGCATCAATAAATAAACCATCGCAGGTATTATGTGGTAATCCGGAATTATCAGAATAAAATTGTGACCAGTTGTTATCAATATCTGCGCTGGTTACACCAATATGTGTGGCAAACCACATCGTACCATTTTCCTGAAAGCCAATTTTATTTACGCGTTCAGAAGTCATTGGTGCCGTAAATGTATTATATACAAATATCCAGTCATCATTTATTACATCATATTTATTTACACCAAAATAATCGGCGATATACATATATCCGTTTGCATCACCACAAACTGCACGAATCCAATTATCATTAATGCCGGCATTATCAAAATTATAATTTGTAAAAATATTATCCTGCAAAGTTGTTACACCATGATATCTTGAACCAATCCATAAAACACTGTTTGCATCTTTATACAAACAGGTTAATTTATTTGCGCTGATGCCGGAATTTAATGAATCAAAAATTTCCCAAGTATCATTTTCAATTTTTGCCAATCCCTTATCTGTTGCAACATACATCGTATTTTCATCATAACTACAAAAATCGGAAATGCTCATGCCGGGTAAAGGTGAATTAATGGTATCTAAATAAATCCAATTATTATTTTCTAAAATATATAATCCTTTATCAAAAGTACCGGCATATACTTTATCATTAACAGCTAAAACACATCTGAAATCATTGGTAACAAAAGGCGTATTGTCTGTATTGTAAATTGTAATTCGTCCGTTATTGGTGTTCAAAAACTGAATACCATTATTTTGAGTAGCAGCCCAAATCCCGTTTTGTCCGCCGGAAACTGAAATTGCAGAATCAACAATTCCTGTTGCAATCCACTCCGGTTGCTGCCCGAAAAGTGCTGTAGAAGTGAGTATAAACAGTATGACGATAAATTTCATCTTGCCTTGCAACGTTAAACGTTTATTAAACCTGAAAATTATATCTAAATTAAATTACTTTTGTAACCTGTTAAAATTACACAAATGAAACAAATATTCACTCCTCTTTTGATACTAGCCTGTTCGCTGGTAAATGCGCAATTTGTGTTAAATGGTGATGCAGTGAGCTTAGGGGGCAATTGTTATCAATTAACGGAAGAAGTAAACTACAGCGCAGGTTCAATTTGGTATGAAACCCTGATAAATTTAGAAGAAGATTTTGAAATTAATTTTTCACTCAATTTTGGTGATTTAGATGCAAGTGGTGCTGATGGAATGTATTTTGTTTTACAACCTGTTGGAACAGGATTAGGTGATGCCGGCGGCGGAATGGGTTATTTAGGTATTACACCTTCATTGGGTATAGAATTCGATACTTATCAAAATGGTGGTTATGGTGATCCGGCTTTTGATCATGTTGCCATTCAGTATAATGGTGATTTAGACCATACAGGGATTTTTAATCTGGATGGCCCCGTTCAAATTTTAGATGGAATAAATAATGTTGAAGATGGTGATTATCATCAGGCAAAAATAACCTGGGATGCAGAAACGCAACATCTACAGGTATTTGTTGATTGTGTTTATCGCGTTGGATTTGTAACGGAAGTTTTTGATATTATTGAAACCATTTTTGCCGGTGATCCGGAAGTGTATTTCGGATTTACTGCAGGTACCGGCGGTTCATTTAATAATCAATACGTATGTTTTGAATATACTACCGAAATTGATGCATTGGAAGATGTGAGTATTTGTCCGGGCGACAGCACACAATTAATTGTTCCCGACGGATTTGTTTCTTACGAATGGTCGCCTGCAACAGGATTAAGTGCAACTGATATTCGCGACCCGTGGGCATCACCAAGTGAAACAACAACATATACAGTAATGATAACCGATAATTGTGGTGAAATAATTTATGATACGGTGAATGTTATTGTAAATACACCCGATTTTATCGATTTAGGTGATGACCTTACTTTATGTGAAGGTCAATTATGGACATTTAATGTATTAACACCTGGTGCAACTTATTTATGGCAAGATGGTTCTACTTTGCCCACCTTAACTGTTGATGAAGATGGAACTTATTCGGTAACTGTTACGGATGGAAATTGTATTGATGCAGATACCGTTAATGTTACTTATGTACCAGCTCCTGATATTTCATTGCCGCATGATACTGTAATTTGCGGATTGGAAAATACCTATACAATTGATGTTACTACTTTAGGTGCAACTTATTTATGGCAGGATGGATCCACTGATCCAACTTTTACGGTTACTGATGATGGATTGTATTATGTTACAGTTTCCGTTGGAGGTTGTAGCGATAAAGATTCAGTTTTGGTAAGTTATTCTGTTCAGCCGACAGTAGATTTAGGTCCCGATCAAAGTTTATGCGCAGGCACAACAATTTTATTGGATGCAGGCTCCGAAAGTTTTGATTATGAATGGCAGGATGGTTCAACCGGAAGTACTTATTTAGTTACAACAGCAGGAACATATTTTGTAGAAGTTACCATTAACGGATGTTCAGCAGTTGATGAAGTGGTAATTGTTCCCGATCCATGTATTTGTGTGGTAACAGCACCCAATGTTTTTTCTCCGAATCAGGATGGTGTAAACGATTATTTTAGTCAGCTCGATTGTTACGATTTATCTGCTTATGAACTCACCGTTTATAATCGTTACGGTGAAATAGTTTTTAACACCAATATTTTAGATGGAAAATGGGATGGCACCTATCAGGGTGAAGATTGTGAATTGGGCACCTATGTGTATACCATAGCCTTTACCCGCATCACCGGTGAAACAGGAATGGTGCAGGGAAATGTGATTTTGGTGCGCTGATATTTGCAATTTAACCGCTTAAATAGGCGATTTCACTGAATCCTGAAATTATCGGAAAATTTATTCACATACGTTGGTAAATTATCTCTGGCATTTACCTTAACTTAAGGGTTGGAAAAATTATTTTCGCAGTCCGAAATGCCTAAATTTTCACATTTACACAATCATACCATGTTCTCGCTGCTCGACGGAGCCAGCGATATTTCCCGCTTATATAAAAAAGCCGTAAAAGATAATATGCCCGCACTGGCAATTACTGATCATGGTAATATGTTTGGTGCATTTCAATTTGTGGCGGAAGCATATAAACACAAAAATGAAGACGGCACATTAAAAGTAAAACCGATTGTTGGTTGTGAATTTTATTTAGTTACCGACAGGCATCGCAAACAATTTTCACGCGAGGAAAAAGATATTCGTTACCATCAGGTATTATTGGCGAAAAATGAAATCGGATATAAAAATCTGGTAAAAATGTGTTCGCTGGGATATATGGAAGGGATGTACGGAAAATATCCACGTATCGACAGAACATTAATTGAAAAATATCATGAAGGATTAATTGCCACTACTTGTTGCCTCGCTGCAGAAGTGCCACGCGCCATCATGAAAAAAAGTAAGGAAGAAGCTGAAGCAACATTTAAATGGTGGCTCGATATTTTTGGTGAAGATTATTATATTGAATTACAACGGCACGATATTCCTGACCAAATTTATGTGAATGATACTTTATTGCAATACGCAAAAAAATATAATGTAAAAGTTATTGCAACAAATGATGCACATTATGTAGATCAGGCCGATGCTAATGCACACGATATTTTATTGTGTATCAATACGGGTGAAAAACAGGCTACACCAAAAATGAAAGATTTTGGTGATGATGATATGATGATAAAAGGAAAACGTTTTGCCTTTTATAACGATCAGTTCTATTTTAAAACACAAGCAGAAATGACTAATTTGTTTGAGGATGTTCCTCAGGCAATTGATTATACAAATGAAGTAGTAGATAAAATTCAGTTACTGGATTTAAAACGCGATATTTTATTACCGGCATTTCCTATTCCTCCAGAATTTAAAATACACCCCGATGATGTATTAAATCAGTGGGAATATTTAAAACACCTCACTTTTGATGGTGCCAAAAAACGATATGGTGAAGTTGATGCAGAACATGAAGAAAGAATAAATTTCGAATTGTTTACCATTAAAACAATGGGATTTGCAGGTTATTTTCTTATTGTAATGGACTTCATCAGAGCAGGTCGCGATATGGGCGTTTTTGTTGGCCCCGGTCGTGGTTCTGCAGCAGGTTCGGTGGTTGCTTATTGTATTGGCATTACCAATATTGACCCGATGAAGTATAATTT
Encoded here:
- a CDS encoding T9SS type A sorting domain-containing protein — translated: MKRLKLLSLIFLLACISTSAQNLVNNASFDTSATNPNSYAQICYPTGWNTPSGYCAVVPGHGSPDYYKTGGLGGAGTPVTFWATVSPHSGAGMAGFATYYPSYLNFREYVSTVLNTPLVPGTSYEVSFWLTNGITWLNGNATNNIGVAFTTSALTQPAAGYIAATPQVEYPTVLWDTLWHQLTFTFTATDASQYMTIGNFRTDAATTIQTKKAVGYPTSSAAYYYIDDVVVKPATPLPLQLIQFSGSASDDKVNLNWITANEINTAYFEIQRSQDGVIFETIGYAEAAGYSTAQLNYFFEDEHPFTGNNLYRLKLVDQDNTYGYSKCISINFETEHQLTVFPNPANNDISIKTTASEAAVIKISDASGKIFENFNTITNEGGVIHADISKYPPGIYFVTLISARTTISTTFIKSANR
- a CDS encoding T9SS type A sorting domain-containing protein; this encodes MKFIVILFILTSTALFGQQPEWIATGIVDSAISVSGGQNGIWAATQNNGIQFLNTNNGRITIYNTDNTPFVTNDFRCVLAVNDKVYAGTFDKGLYILENNNWIYLDTINSPLPGMSISDFCSYDENTMYVATDKGLAKIENDTWEIFDSLNSGISANKLTCLYKDANSVLWIGSRYHGVTTLQDNIFTNYNFDNAGINDNWIRAVCGDANGYMYIADYFGVNKYDVINDDWIFVYNTFTAPMTSERVNKIGFQENGTMWFATHIGVTSADIDNNWSQFYSDNSGLPHNTCDGLFIDADDRVWVACYGGVAVFADKNSLPEFETNLIIYPNPCKTTITIEAPGFEQYMIFDMMGNQLISTANFSETFGNRLSVLDVTSLPSGVYLISAQNAETIVSKAFVKL
- a CDS encoding gliding motility-associated C-terminal domain-containing protein, which produces MKQIFTPLLILACSLVNAQFVLNGDAVSLGGNCYQLTEEVNYSAGSIWYETLINLEEDFEINFSLNFGDLDASGADGMYFVLQPVGTGLGDAGGGMGYLGITPSLGIEFDTYQNGGYGDPAFDHVAIQYNGDLDHTGIFNLDGPVQILDGINNVEDGDYHQAKITWDAETQHLQVFVDCVYRVGFVTEVFDIIETIFAGDPEVYFGFTAGTGGSFNNQYVCFEYTTEIDALEDVSICPGDSTQLIVPDGFVSYEWSPATGLSATDIRDPWASPSETTTYTVMITDNCGEIIYDTVNVIVNTPDFIDLGDDLTLCEGQLWTFNVLTPGATYLWQDGSTLPTLTVDEDGTYSVTVTDGNCIDADTVNVTYVPAPDISLPHDTVICGLENTYTIDVTTLGATYLWQDGSTDPTFTVTDDGLYYVTVSVGGCSDKDSVLVSYSVQPTVDLGPDQSLCAGTTILLDAGSESFDYEWQDGSTGSTYLVTTAGTYFVEVTINGCSAVDEVVIVPDPCICVVTAPNVFSPNQDGVNDYFSQLDCYDLSAYELTVYNRYGEIVFNTNILDGKWDGTYQGEDCELGTYVYTIAFTRITGETGMVQGNVILVR